A single region of the Podospora pseudopauciseta strain CBS 411.78 chromosome 1, whole genome shotgun sequence genome encodes:
- a CDS encoding hypothetical protein (COG:U; EggNog:ENOG503P95C) encodes MNASALLQSQGWLGKGHSLDSHRFGSSSTTPTQSGRNARGLVNPLLISRNTDGRGIGNKTHYTSDQWWLSAFDQKLKGLDTTNSKEGITQTVTEGKLDAVGRVQEGKYTGTKGLYAFFVKGGLLEGTVEVGLLGESKEGTATPDGGSESGGGFSLRQQLAAKRAKREAKKAGMTKEERKARKEKKEAKRLKREEKVRRRKEKEGRRREKEERRKRKELKRRRRAEKDRKEK; translated from the coding sequence ATGAACGCCTCTGCCCTCCTCCAGTCCCAAGGCTGGCTGGGCAAAGGCCACTCTCTCGACTCCCACCGCTTCGGTTCCTCCTCCACTACCCCAACCCAATCCGGTCGAAACGCCCGCGGCCTGGtgaaccccctcctcatatCCCGCAACACCGACGGCCGCGGCATAGGCAACAAGACGCACTACACCTCTGACCAGTGGTGGCTCTCGGCTTTTGACCAGAAGCTCAAGGGGTTGGACACGACAAACTCGAAGGAGGGTATTACCCAGACTGTCACGGAGGGGAAGCTGGatgcggtggggagggtgcagGAGGGGAAGTATACCGGTACCAAGGGGCTGTATGCTTTTTTtgtgaagggggggttgttggaggggacggtggaggttgggttgttgggggagagTAAGGAGGGGACTGCGACGCCTGATGGGGGGAGTGAgagtggtggggggttttCGTTGAGGCAGCAATTGGCGGCGAAGAGGGCGAAAAgagaggcgaagaaggcgggGATgacgaaggaggagaggaaagcaaggaaagaaaagaaggaggcGAAGAGGTTAAAacgggaggagaaggtgaggaggagaaaggaaaaggagggaaggagaagggagaaggaggagaggaggaaaaggaaagagttgaagaggaggaggagggcggagaaggaTAGGAAGGagaaatga
- the THG1 gene encoding tRNA-His guanylyltransferase (BUSCO:EOG09264G0H; EggNog:ENOG503NXAV; COG:H), giving the protein MANSKFEYVKNFEQPDNLLLNTWIVVRIDGRGFTKFSSKYGFEKPNDRRALDLMNAAAQAVMYEIPEVTIAYGISDEYSFVFHKSCTLFERRSSKLVTTIVSTFSSYYIHLWSTYFPDTPLSPPLPSFDGRAVCYPSVQNLRDYMSWRQVDCHINNLYNTTFWALIQKGGMGNLEAEELLKGTYAADKNEILFSKFDINYNNEPEIYKKGSVLFRGYELVDPATHNAAAEADSLAEPVQQSKNQTENDKKRRAKARIVIEHLDIIKDEFWDRRPWLLSNKPGKVPKET; this is encoded by the exons ATGGCGAATTCAAA ATTTGAATATGTCAAAAACTTTGAGCAGCCAGACAACTTGCTGCTAAATACATGGATTGTTGTGAGAATCGACGGGAGAGGCTTCACAAA ATTCTCAAGCAAATATGGTTTCGAAAAACCAAACGACAGGCGAGCTCTGGATCTCATGAACGCTGCCGCTCAGGCAGTCATGTATGAGATACCAGAGGTCACCATAGCCTACGGAATCAGCGATGAATACAG CTTCGTATTCCACAAGTCATGCACCCTCTTCGAAAGACGTTCAAG CAAACTCGTCACCACAATCGTATCAACCTTCTCATCCTACTACATCCACCTCTGGTCAACCTACTTCCCAGACACCCCCCTGTCACCCCCCTTACCCAGCTTCGACGGCAGAGCAGTCTGCTACCCCAGCGTGCAGAACCTCCGGGACTACATGAGCTGGAGGCAGGTAGACtgccacatcaacaacctctaCAACACCACTTTCTGGGCTCTCATACAAAAAGGTGGCATGGGAAATCTCGAGGCGGAAGAGTTGCTCAAGGGGACGTATGCTGCCGACAAGAACGAGATTTTGTTTTCCAAGTTTGACATAAACTACAACAACGAGCCGGAGATTTATAAGAAGGGGAGTGTGCTGTTTCGGGGC TACGAGCTGGTAGACCCAGCCACCCACAACGCAGCAGCCGAAGCAGACAGCCTGGCCGAGCCAGTCCAGCAATCCAAGAACCAGACAGAAAACGACAAAAAGAGGAGGGCCAAGGCCAGGATAGTGATTGAGCACCTTGACATCATCAAGGATGAATTCTGGGACCGGAGGCCCTGGTTGCTATCTAACAAGCCGGGCAAGGTTCCCAAGGAGACCTGA
- the CFT1 gene encoding mRNA cleavage and polyadenylation factor subunit (COG:A; EggNog:ENOG503NX0H; BUSCO:EOG092604KQ), with amino-acid sequence MQCYTELTPPTAVTHSLTLQLIPGQGTNLVVAKSSLLQIFRTKIVSTEIDASQQGSGARTRNAGRYESRLANDDDGLEASFLGGDSLAFKTDRTNNTKLVLVSEISLSGTITGLAKIKSQNLRSGGDALLVAFKDARLSLVEWDAERHDLSTVSIHYYEQDELQGSPWAPPLSNFTNFLAADPGSRCAALKFGGMNLAILPFKQADEDIDMDDDWDEDLDGPRPVKQEAAVVNGGSSIKETPYSPSFVLRLSNLDPSLLHPVHLAFLHEYREPTFGILASTVNASNSLGRKDHLAYMVFTLDLQQRASTTILSVPGLPQDLFRVQPLPAPVGGALLVGANELIHIDQSGKPNGVAVNPLTKQCTSFGLSDQSDLNLRLEECTIDVLSAEELLVILSDGRMALVTFRIDGRTVSGLDVKLLPLETGGSLIPCRVSTLSRIGKSVMFAGSEEGDSLVFGWTKKQSQSGRKKSRLQDVGLDIDVADEEDLDEDEDEDDLYAEEPTPKQQAVAAASNVKEGDLTFRIHDRLLSIAPIQSMTYGQPVDAPGSEEEQNSAGVRSELQLVCGVGRNKSSAMAIMNLAIPPKVIGRFEFPEARGFWTVCAKKPVPKSLQGDKGPGAIGNDYGTSGQYDKFMIVAKVDLDGYEKSDVYALTAAGFESLTGTEFDPAAGFTIEAGTMGKDNRIIQVLKSEVRCYDGDLGLSQIVPMMDEETGAEPRATSASIADPYLLIIRNDQSVFIASIHEDNELEEVEKEDKTLATTKWLTGCLYTDTNGVFGEELGDKKAKLPESILMFLLSASGALYIYRLPDLCKPVYVAEGLSYIPTGLSADYAARKGTAKETVSEILVADLGDTTAKFPYLILRHANDDLTMYEPYRYQLGAGLEFPKTLFFQKIPNSVLAKSPAEETDDEEVTHQAKCLALRRCNNIGGYSTVFLPGPSPSFIIKSSKSMPKVLPLQGAAVTAISSFHTEGCEHGFIYADSHNIARVSQLPKDWSFAETGLAVKKIPIGEDIVAVAYHPPSQSYVVACNTPEPFELPRDDDYHKEWAREVLPFKPTLERGTLKLIGPITWTVVDTIVMEPCENVLCVETLNLEVSEATNERKLLIGVGTAITKGEDLPTRGAVYVYDVADVIPEPGKPETGKKLKLIAKEDIPRGAVTALSEIGTQGLMLVAQGPKCMVRGLKEDGTLLPVAFMDMNCYVTSAKELPGTGLCLMADAFKGVWFTGYTEEPYKMMLFGKSNTRLEVLNADFLPNGKELSIVACDAEGHIHILQFDPEHPKSLQGHLLLHRTSFSTGAHHVTKSLLLPSTLSPDNKEDNEENGATSRPHILLLASPTGVLAALRPLSEAAYRRLSSLAAQLTNSLTHAAGLNPKGYRMPSATCPPAGVDAGIGRHIVDGTILARFSELGRAKRGEVAGRAGYTGPDEIRGELDGVLRWAGLDYF; translated from the exons ATGCAGTGCTACACAGAGCTAACGCCGCCGACGGCTGtcacccactccctcacACTCCAACTAATTCCAGGCCAGGGCACGAACCTCGTGGTCGCAAAGTCGTCTCTTCTCCAGATATTCAGAACAAAGATCGTATCGACCGAGATTGATGCTTCTCAGCAGGGCAGCGGTGCTAGGACACGAAACGCGGGCCGATACGAAAGCCGGTTAGCGAATGACGACGATGGGCTTGAGGCATCGTTTCTGGGAGGGGACAGTCTTGCGTTCAAGACGGATCgcaccaacaacacaaaGCTGGTGCTCGTTTCAGAGATTTCACTGTCGGGAACCATCACGGGGCTAGCAAAGATAAAGTCGCAAAACCTGAGGTCAGGCGGTGATGCACTGCTCGTGGCCTTCAAAGACGCGAGGCTCAGTCTGGTAGAGTGGGACGCCGAACGCCATGATCTGTCGACCGTGTCTATCCACTATTACGAACAAGACGAGCTGCAGGGAAGCCCATGGGCGCCACCTCTATCCAACTTCACCAATTTTCTCGCGGCAGACCCGGGGAGTAGATGCGCGGCGCTCAAGTTTGGCGGCATGAATTTGGCCATCCTGCCCTTCAAGCAGGCGGATGAGGACATTGATATGGATGATGACTGGGACGAGGATCTGGATGGCCCTCGACCTGTCAAGCAAGAAGCCGCCGTTGTAAATGGAGGTAGCAGCATAAAAGAGACACCCTATTCACCATCATTTGTCCTCCGACTCTCCAATCTTGATCCAAGTCTCCTCCATCCTGTGCATCTGGCCTTCCTGCATGAGTACCGAGAGCCCACCTTTGGCATTCTCGCCTCGACTGTCAACGCCTCCAACTCCCTTGGCCGGAAAGATCACTTGGCATACATGGTCTTTACCCTAGATCTGCAGCAGCGGGCCTCGACAACCATCCTGTCAGTCCCTGGTCTCCCGCAGGATCTTTTCCGCGTTCAGCCTTTGCCAGCCCCCGTCGGCGGTGCTTTACTCGTGGGAGCGAATGAGCTGATCCACATCGACCAGTCGGGCAAGCCGAACGGTGTAGCtgtcaaccccctcacaaAACAATGCACCTCCTTTGGCCTGTCTGACCAGTCCGACCTGAACCTTCGGCTCGAGGAATGTACCATCGACGTCTTGTCAGCCGAGGAGCTTCTTGTCATCCTGAGCGATGGTCGTATGGCGTTGGTTACCTTCAGGATAGACGGCCGTACAGTGTCTGGTCTTGACGTCAAACTGCTCCCTTTAGAAACAGGCGGTTCTCTCATCCCATGCCGCGTATCAACACTCTCAAGGATAGGCAAGAGTGTCATGTTTGCCGGTAGCGAGGAGGGTGACTCTCTCGTTTTTGGCTGGACAAAGAAGCAGAGTCAATCAGGAAGAAAGAAGTCACGGCTTCAAGATGTAGGCCTGGACATCGATGtggcggatgaggaggaccttgacgaggacgaggacgaagatgacCTTTATGCCGAGGAACCAACACCCAAGCAACAGGCTGTCGCAGCTGCCAGCAATGTCAAGGAAGGTGACCTCACTTTTCGAATCCACGACCGGCTGCTGAGTATTGCGCCCATCCAGTCCATGACGTACGGTCAACCCGTGGATGCACCcggcagcgaggaggagcagaacTCGGCCGGCGTTCGCAGTGAACTTCAATTGGTATGCGGCGTAGGAAGGAATAAGTCTTCCGCAATGGCGATCATGAATCTTGCCATCCCACCAAAGGTTATTGGACGCTTCGAGTTCCCTGAGGCGAGGGGATTCTGGACAGTGTGCGCAAAGAAGCCTGTGCCAAAGTCACTGCAAGGTGACAAGGGACCCGGCGCGATTGGAAATGACTACGGTACCTCGGGCCAGTATGACAAGTTCATGATTGTCGCTAAGGTCGACCTGGACGGCTACGAGAAATCTGATGTCTACGCCCTTACCGCGGCGGGCTTTGAAAGCCTCACTGGCACAGAATTTGACCCTGCTGCCGGCTTCACCATTGAAGCAGGCACTATGGGCAAAGACAACAGAATCATTCAGGTTCTCAAATCGGAAGTCCGCTGCTACGACGGAGATCTGGGTCTCAGTCAGATAGTGCCGATGATGGACGAAGAAACGGGAGCTGAGCCTAGAGCTACCAGTGCGAGCATTGCCGACCCGTACTTGCTCATCATCCGCAACGATCAGAGTGTTTTTATTGCTTCGATTCACGAAGATAACGAGTTGGAAGAAGTAGAAAAGGAGGACAAGACGTTGGCGACCACAAAATGGTTGACTGGATGCCTGTACACAGACACCAATGGTGTGTTTGGGGAAGAGTTGGGTGACAAGAAGGCTAAGCTGCCTGAGAGTATTCTCATGTTTCTTCTTAGCGCCAGTGGTGCTCTTTAT ATATACCGCCTCCCTGATCTGTGCAAGCCAGTATATGTAGCCGAAGGGCTCTCATACATTCCCACTGGGCTCTCGGCTGATTATGCCGCGCGAAAAGGCACAGCCAAGGAGACCGTGTCTGAAATACTGGTGGCTGATCTGGGTGATACTACCGCCAAGTTCCCGTATCTCATT CTCCGTCACGCGAATGATGATTTGACGATGTATGAGCCTTACCGATATCAACTTGGCGCTGGACTGGAATTTCCAAAGACTTTGTTCTTCCAAAAGATCCCCAACTCGGTGCTGGCGAAAAGCCCAGCAGAGGAAacggacgacgaggaggtcACACACCAAGCGAAGTGCCTAGCGCTGCGGAGGTGCAATAACATCGGCGGGTATAGCACCGTCTTCCTCCCCGGGCCGTCCCCCAGTTTCATCATCAAATCATCCAAATCCATGCCCAAGGTACTGCCGCTACAAGGCGCAGCAGTCACAGCCATCAGCTCTTTTCACACTGAAGGATGCGAACACGGGTTCATATATGCCGATTCCCACAACATCGCAAGGGTATCGCAGCTCCCTAAGGACTGGAGTTTCGCCGAGACTGGACTAGCGGTGAAGAAGATACCGATTGGTGAGGACATCGTCGCCGTGGCATACCACCCTCCATCGCAGAGCTATGTTGTAGCCTGCAATACTCCGGAGCCTTTTGAACTCCCAAGAGATGACGACTACCACAAGGAATGGGCCCGCGAAGTTCTGCCTTTCAAGCCGACACTGGAGAGGGGAACGCTGAAGCTCATCGGTCCCATTACATGGACTGTGGTTGACACCATCGTTATGGAACCCTGCGAGAATGTGCTCTGCGTGGAGACACTTAACCTGGAAGTTTCGGAAGCCACCAACGAGCGGAAACTTCTGATTGGTGTCGGTACCGCGATCACAAAGGGCGAGGATTTGCCTACCAGAGGGGCTGTTTATGTCTACGACGTGGCTGACGTTATCCCGGAGCCCGGGAAGCCAGAGACGGGCAAGAAGCTGAAGCTCATTGCGAAGGAAGATATTCCTCGCGGTGCCGTCACGGCGCTCTCTGAGATTGGTACTCAAGGTCTCATGCTTGTTGCTCAGGGGCCGAAGTGCATGGTACGTGGTCTCAAGGAAGATGGGACCTTGCTCCCGGTAGCATTCATGGACATGAACTGCTATGTCACCAGCGCAAAGGAGCTTCCTGGGACGGGGTTGTGCCTGATGGCTGATGCTTTCAAGGGGGTGTGGTTTACGGGGTACACCGAGGAGCCGTACAAGATGATGTTGTTTGGCAAGAGCAATACCCGACTGGAGGTATTGAATGCTGATTTCTTGCCGAACGGGAAGGAGTTGTCGATCGTGGCGTGTGATGCGGAGGGACACATTCATATTCTTCAGTTTGATCCAGAGC ACCCGAAATCTCTCCAGGGCCATCTGTTACTGCATAGGACGAGTTTCAGCACAGGCGCCCACCACGTCACCAAGTCGCTTCTCTTGCCCTCGACACTGTCACCAGACAACAAGGAAGATAACGAGGAAAATGGAGCCACATCACGTCCACACATTCTGCTTCTTGCCTCTCCGACTGGCGTGTTAGCAGCTCTCCGTCCACTGTCAGAGGCGGCATACCGGAGACTGTCGTCTCTGGCTGCTCAGTTGACGAATTCTTTGACCCACGCGGCAGGGCTGAATCCAAAGGGGTACAGAATGCCGTCTGCTACTTGTCCTCCTGCTGGAGTAGATGCTGGTATAGGGAGACACATTGTTGACGGCACTATCCTAGCTCGCTTCTCGGAGTTGGGAAGGGCAAAGAGGGGAGAGGTTGCTGGCAGGGCTGGGTATACTGGACCTGATGAGATCAGGGGAGAACTGGATGGTGTGCTCAGGTGGGCGGGGCTGGATTACTTTTAG
- the SWD1 gene encoding chromatin binding protein (COG:S; BUSCO:EOG09262XRU; EggNog:ENOG503NUJP): MEKKDGIPERLERSSRDTPRGGDLPAGRLAPAEAARAWPPNPCQTGAIEGAAQRVSSASRPLQRPISSFLARTDDESQQFDIPDFELVKRQRRLDKSKMNLLLSDDYLLQDYPENITNTIRSGHSTCVRFNRKGDYLASGRGDGTVVVWDIETMGVARKLRGHSKQIQSLSWSRCGRYLLSACAGWKAILWDLQDGKKYREVRFRAPVYGAELHPWNHHQFAAALFEAQPVLVDVQDRKDVQHPLPTAPEHDTVKQTTTAMIYTAKGAHLLSGTSKGRLNIIDTTTHQLIYSEKIAERSAVLLLRLTESGKDLLVNSNDGIIRTFHLPDLSAPDLDPDTIQLPLEHKFQDVVNKLRWGHVTFSATGEYVAASAHNNHELYIWERAHGSLVRMLEGPKEESTYLEWHPHKALLVACGAETGRINIWSVTSPQKWSALAPDFVEVEDNVEYIEKEDEFDIHPHEEIQKRRLDQEDEEIDVMGPVGNKTELEQEADNFRVPILFDLGESDSEDEFINVGFGTLRRKSPGEQDDGEGTGGEKAPPKKRGRAKKK, translated from the exons ATGGAGAAAAAGGATGGCATTCCAGAACGTCTGGAAAGAAGCTCCAGAGATACCCCGCGTGGCGGGGACTTGCCGGCGGGGCGCTTGGCACCCGCTGAAGCTGCACGGGCCTGGCCACCAAACCCCTGTCAAACAGGCGCCATCGAAGGTGCGGCTCAGCGGGTCTCTAGCGCATCGAGACCCTTGCAGCGGCCCATCAGTTCTTTTCTAGCGAGAACCGATGATGAAAGTCAACAATTCGACATTCCAGATTTCGAACTCGTGAAGCGACAACGTCGCCTCGACAAGTCCAAGATGAATCTGCTACTTTCCGACGATTACCTGCTTCAAGACTACCCAGAGAACATTACCAACACCATTCGATCGGGTCACTCAACCTGTGTTCGCTTCAATCGCAAGGGTGATTACCTCGCGTCCGGCCGCGGCGATGGAACCGTTGTCGTTTGGGACATTGAGACCATGGGCGTCGCCCGGAAGCTGCGAGGCCATTCTAAGCAAATACAATCGCTAAGCTGGTCACGGTGCGGTCGATACCTACTGTCGGCCTGTGCTGGTTGGAAGGCCATTCTATGGGATCTCCAAGATGGCAAGAAGTATCGCGAAGTGCGATTCCGAGCGCCAGTCTACGGGGCTGAGCTCCATCCCTGGAACCA TCACCAGTTTGCTGCAGCCTTGTTCGAAGCCCAGCCGGTCCTCGTCGATGTCCAAGACCGAAAAGATgttcaacaccctctcccgACCGCTCCGGAGCACGACACCGTGAAGCAGACCACAACGGCGATGATATATACTGCGAAGGGAGCTCATCTGCTATCCGGCACCAGCAAAGGCCGACTGAATATTATCGACACCACAACCCACCAGCTCATCTACTCCGAGAAGATCGCCGAAAGGAGCGCGGTTCTTCTGTTGAGACTGACCGAATCTGGCAAAGACCTGCTTGTCAATAGCAACGACGGTATCATCCGAACGTTTCACCTGCCAGACCTCTCCGCCCCAGATCTGGATCCTGATACAATACAGTTGCCCCTTGAGCACAAGTTCCAGGACGTCGTCAACAAGCTTCGATGGGGGCATGTCACATTCAGCGCTACGGGGGAGTATGTAGCTGCCTCGGCTCATAACAACCACGAGCTTTATATCTGGGAGCGAGCACACGGCAGTTTGGTTCGTATGCTTGAGGGGCCAAAGGAGGAGTCGACATATCTAGAATGGCACCCTCATAAGGCCTTGCTCGTAGCTTGTGGCGCGGAGACGGGCAGAATTAATATCTGGTCAGTCACAAGCCCACAGAAATGGTCGGCTCTGGCGCCTGATttcgtcgaggtcgaggacaACGTTGAGTACATCGAGAAGGAAGACGAGTTCGACATCCATCCCCACGAAGAGATTCAGAAACGACGGTTGGAtcaggaggacgaggagatcGATGTGATGGGACCGGTGGGGAACAAGACAGAGCTGGAACAGGAGGCTGACAATTTCCGGGTGCCCATCCTCTTTGACCTGGGCGAGTCGGACAGCGAAGATGAGTTCATCAACGTCGGATTCGGGACACTGCGACGGAAGAGTCCGGGAGAGCAAGACGATGGTGAGGGCACTGGTGGTGAAAAGGCGCCCCCGAAAAAGAGAGGGCGAGCTAAGAAGAAGTAG